Sequence from the Helicoverpa armigera isolate CAAS_96S chromosome 14, ASM3070526v1, whole genome shotgun sequence genome:
aactataaaaaaaataaaaattataggtgatagaaaagttgttttatttagaaaaattaaactcataatcaataataaacaaagtgtaaaataaaatattacaaagtatAAACAGTacagttttttctttcttatcaCACGCAGTGGACCCCGAATCCTCACTGGATGAATGCATACATAGATTATTCAGTAAGTATATACAGAAAGCAATATAGATATAACTGTCACAAAACAACGGGAAGTAATCTGTTCTTCCATCTTTGTTTCAATTACCAAAATAGTAATTACCAAGACAAAGGTCACACCACAAATTCCTAATTCAAATGTAAAGAAACCACACTAAGAACATGTTCAGAGCATGTTAAAGATGATAACTATGATGGTTTCAAGTATCTATATTTTAAAGACCATTGAATAGCAATCGAATCAAAAATGATAAATTCTAAAATTGAGTTTGAATGCATGTTATACTGTCACGCTAAAATGATGACGGTCCAATTTCGGTCCAAGGTTGGCAGACGGGTACTAGAAGTACCTTTGGAACTTGAGTGAAACCacgagaaaacagctagtcatGAATACCATTTACAGAGATGCTATGCTGTTATGTGactcaaaaataagaaaagtttaGCTACAGCTGACCTATGGCCATTATGATCTGTCATTAAAGGGGAAAAAGAAACACCAAAATTgcaatgaataattttattatctcaTCCCGAGACTTAAGACTAGTACAAAGCACTACTTCTCTTAaacatacaattattatgactgTCTTTAGACTTCAACGTCATGAACAAAGGACAATAGTCTTTAAGACTGTGTACTTAAAGCTTAAATTATATTAGCAAGCGATTAATTCAGTATTATGCGATCAATCTTGGCCTATTTTCAAGATTCAACCatactaaatataataaaaaacaggCAGGAATATGGCAGGTAGTgctgatgtaaaaaaaacatcaaatggtaatacatttcatattttcaatattaaaaaaaacacttaatcATAAGATACAGGGCCAGTTCAAAAGCTGCACGCAGAAAAAATCTGCTGCCATCATAGACTAAAACCATAGACAACAACCGCAGTTTGACATTGTAAACGTCAAACGTCAAAATGAGCAAAAAGGCCGGGTTTTGATCGCAGAATACAGCTCGACAACTCAACAGGAGGCGAAATGAGCAGACTATTAGAAAAgatttaacaatatttacaatagaTGAGTGAAAGAATTATCTAAAGTGGGTATAGTTTCGAGTGTTACAAAATATACGTTTTGTACTTTATCAGTTAAATACAGATGTTGATAGATTGAAGATAGGTTGCTGTGTTGTCAAGTACTAAATATACAATCGGGGCGTTACTCCTGAcaccaatattattaatattcaggtatttcattatattaaaCCTTCaacaatatgaatatttttgcttaattttaggcctactattattttagaagaagagaatttgaaataagttttaggcgacgaatttaattttatttacacggCTTTTTTCCTTAGTCTGCCAAAATGAATACAtacagtggcggatttaccaataggccaagtaggccagtgcctagagcggcagatttagaggggcggcaaatttagcaattttttttacaggttttttttataattgagtatatgagtacacaatccatatataaatagactattaataaacgcaaaattaataaactgtaatatatacttaggtacctgcttacgtgatcatgaattttaaaatattctaatagcgtttctataaaaataaaataaaaaatccgctcgcttcgctcgcggtttcgcggCTTCTTTCATaattcctggtttgttctgcgctctttcgagtcctcaatctaacaaaaagttaaagcaccgaagtagcaaaaacaactgacgctctaaactgacgatttctaagctgtttatgagagtggaggacttttgtgtcccaaaactcgaaaaatttcgcgctcgctgcgctctcagctttttcactttacactggtttttttcaaacttctttgagtatttttgtgttccaagactcaaaaaatttcgcactcgctgcgctcgcgcctttcacttgacagtggctattttctgatttctttaggtattattgcgtccccaacatcaaaaatttcgcgctcgctacgctcgcggcttcttctcttagCAGTGCCTTTTATCCACTCTTGTTTGGATAGatattttgtgtaccaaaactataaaaaaattcgcgctcgcttcgctcgcgacttttttactttacgccggtttttttttactcgttttggtacaaaattattaagttttggaacagaaaactttttacatttgtcgtttttttttttggggggctgcacaataggtagtccgccccgggtgccacccggtgctacgtcgccactgcgtcatagcacccgaacgaatgaaccaatttcaatttagtttttttttagtgtttgatgaaaatcgattgagccgtttaaaagttacagaggttttacgcttcaaagtcgctgtcatataaacttgttaacattaaactcttcggtacatagaggcttgcaaaaataatctagtaactgacaaaaatatcattaagttcacaatcattagaggcggcaaaaattgaatggcctactagcggcaagtttgtaaatccgccactgaatACATAAAATGTCTCCAAACATCACAGAATGCTTATTAGCGTCAAGAGCAGGATATAGTAACATTTGAGACAAGAACACTGGTCACTTACAATACTTAGCCTAAGGCAATAGAAATCACAACATTCTTGCTCATACGACGAGGGtcattcaaaaataaacccAGAGCCGAAGACAATAGAACCTATTTATGAGTTACGTCAAATTCGGTCATAATCAGTCATTTATTTTCTATCGactctagatttttttttctaacaatatATCACACAATAAGGTGAGTATGTAAATACATTGAAAATGGAATCCAAAACTAACAATTTTTCGTCTTTTAAATTGACAATTTATAGCTAGGGTAATGAAACTataacaagaataaaataaccAACAATTCGATATAACCCATCAGTGCTTTTGAgcgttaaattattataaaagtataaaaataagtaccatTATATACAGCCCCCGATTCTAACATATAACGGACAGGTCGCGGTGTAAGTTGCGAAGTTTAACTACTTATAATAAGCGTTCTTAAATTGCACATTTATATAACAACAACATCGTAAAGCGTCTGCCAGAACATCGGCCTACAGTAAAAATGTCTTCAtaactatttacaaaaataaatataaaattcatctAAATCAGGGGGCTGCAAGGAAAAGGAACAGGACTCTCTCATTCTATTAAAGATAACTTCTCAATTTGTACACAACAAGTAAATTATTGAATTCGGCAATGTTTTGATGCACTAGTGAACTCTTGCAcagagtattattattattctatgaCAACTTTATCATGCAAGCCGCCTTAGCAAGCGCGAGCTAATCCGTACAGCGTATACTTGGCACATCTCAGCCTAAACAAACTATGGGTGTTGGTACTGATCTTCTAtagattcaaatatttttattaatttctcaaaGACGAGGTTATCCAAAGGTTCAGTCAAACAGATGATGGAAACATTACATTCGGCAACTACTCCCTTCTCAATATGTTACAAACGGCAATATTCTAGCCAAGGTTTCGTCAGTAATATCCAGTCTCGAGGAAGCCCACGATAACACACAAATCCCAGTCATTCGTAGCGTTAACGCAATTACTACTTCTCACTTTTAGTCTATCAATTAATCTATGATTATTGCGTACCAGCAGCCCAGCAAGCGCAGCAGACGTTAGCTGTGAGTATCACATCACTCGCTCAGGTCCGACGAATCCTCGGCGGCCTCTCCCAGCAGTCAGTTGtcataaaattctgaaaaaaagcaacattgaaaaatacttttggaGATGGTTGAAGGGAGATGAGAGATGAGAATGACACTGTCCACATGGTATGACGTAGGTCGTTATCGTCAGCGGCGaaggtacaaaaataacaaataggtGGCGAATGTTTGCTGTAATGTAATGAGGACAAATGAGACATATCTATGATACCAAATATGTCTCAAGAAGGGCGGGAACTTGGCGGAGTAGTTACCTAGCTAGGTGTAGGCATGCGTGGTGAGCAGCGGCGCGAGCGAGTCGGAGGTGTAGCTGCGCACGCGGCTGAAGGCGAAGGGCGGGAACTTGGCGGGGTAGTTACCTAGCTAGGTGTAGGCATGCGTGGTGAGCAGCGGCGCGAGCGAGTCGGAGGTGTAGCTGCGCACGCGGCTGAAGGCGAAGGGCGGGAACTTGGCGGGCGTGATCTCGAACTGCGTCCACTGGTCGCGGCGCGTGCACACGGAGTAGCGGCGCCACGACAGCGAAGCGTTGCGAGCACAGCGCACGTTGCGCAGCTCCAGCTCCTGCGGGGAGGGGAGCACAGTCAACAAAGGTCCCACTCAAAAGCCTGCTACACAGTGCTGGTGGCGCGGTCACCAGTAGCACCCTCCGATCGGAATTTTTACGCTTTTATTAGCCGCGTGATGCCACAGGGCATGTACCCGACAGCCTTGCCGCTAGCACTGTTTGTAGCCTAAACGCGACAGTGGGATTTGGCGCGAGCGATATAATAAAAGACTACGAGTCGAACGAGATGTACCACGTAGTACCAAAAGTTACAATAAGGTCGTctacatacaaaaattataactCGGTTATGTAGATCATTGGTAAAATAGAACGTATCGTTTGTTGCACTGCAAGGTTCAATTACAAGTTTAATTGTTTCAAGAGggatcgattaaaaaaaatatcaagaattTGGCATTTGCATTCCTACCCCGATAAATCGTTCTATAAACGAAGCTCGccctaaaatattattaagttttatttattttaaagcaaGATGGGGATGATGAAGAtgggcctttgcccagcagtgggacattaggggctataaaataaattcttttaaagAACCGTTTTTATATGTATCCTAATCTGGGGGATAAAATACACGGTACTGCCTAAACatctaaaaagaagaaaaacattattatcCTTTTCAACCTGTAAATGGTGCATAAATGATaagataaaatcaataaataacaaacacatGACTTACCATGTGGTAAGTCTGTTCTTGTTGTTCGACCTCCTTGCGCCGCGAGCGGAACCGCGTGTTCGCGATCTGTATGTTCTTCTTGTCCTGCGTCTTCTTCACCACTATCACAACCTGCAATAAGCACCTTCAGGTCAGAAGCAAACACTTCGTAACTATTATGAGATATAACTTTCTACTTTTAGAAGATACACACTGAAACTTGAGGGGTCACTAGGTTTGTACGCTTGCAGCGGACACGACAATCATATTTTGGACCTTCCACCCACgtcttgagggaactactttgcGCACCCGGATGAAATTCCTTCCTCCATAAATaggctacctaacactgaaatattttttcaaatcgaatacTTCCTGAaattagtacaaacaaacaaactcttcagctttataaaattaaaccataCACTCACTTTTTTATCTGGAACCTACATCAAAGAAGACCGCAATGAACATTACAAGAAATCTATGAATATGTTACCTTTTCCCCAATAAGTCGGTAGTGTCCCGCCAGTATGCCGAGGCTGGTCTTGGCGTGGCGGTAGCGCAGCTGTGCCACGCAGTTCGCGGGCTCGTCCGCCGTCGTCCACATCAGCACCAAGCCTTCCGAGAAGAACCTGGCAGAAAATGGAggttaacggccagtttcttcatcaaaagttaaagttaaagtaatgtctaaagtaaaagtaacggtcaaattcgttttttcaaggctaaagtgacagcaaaactaatagaaaaattgaatttgaccgttactttaactttagacattaccttgacttttactttggctttaacctttggtgaagaaactggctgtaaatgTGCAGTTagtgaagaatattttttacactgATCACCACCTATTTTTACTCTGTCGTCTTCCTCGTTTCGTTTCTCTCTGTATACAGGGCTATTTTTAGTTCCGTATTGTGTGACGTTTACCGAAAAGAAGCTGATAGAAAGACCTAAGAACCACAAATTGAGCCGCTTATGTATAAGACTAGTTCTGTTGTTTCCGAGATATTTGCAATTTATGGAAATATCCCCGAAATTCAGAATTTAAATACAGATTTATCGAAAAGGATTATTTAGCAGGATTTAAAATATCTCATTagattaaaaataccaaaacacaACTAACCTGAGGTACCTATAGTAGTCGATGAGGTACCAGGGCTTATAGAACTGGTCCTGGAAGGAGTTCTCGCCGTGGCGGATGTAGGTGGTCTTGCTGATGTAGACGCCGTTGAGCTGCACGCGGGGACGTGACACGTACATGTGTCGCCACGAGGGGAAGCCGCTAGCTCGGGGAGTGCCGCACTCTATGCCCCATGTTCTGGTGATGAGATTAATGTTTTTATGGTGGTTTGCAACTTGGTGAGTGTTTAGCTAAGTTTGCTGACCGGTCTTGAATCGATGCCATACTATCGataggtaattattatatttttgcttcTGTGTCCCCCGCCTGCATGCTCTTGGGTGGGCCCCACCGACTACTGTGCCAATGGCAAGATACTGTCGATTCGTTCTGATACGTTATTGATTGACGCCATAGTGATAATAGTGTTTGAGCTAATTTCTTGACACTGCAATACAAAATGGCGGCACACCAGTACTATATACCGTCGACTTCGTGACGTCATGAGGCCTGACCTGACCATTATACTGGGTTATATTTCGAAACACACTAGGTTACTTCCGAGTCCGACTAACCTAgggattatttacaaaactaacTTTGATTCATCCTACTCACTTGACACACAAACTCCGCCAGATATCAGGCTCCCTGGCAGCACAATAGAGGCCGCGACACACGCCCGCCACGCGCTCCAGCGAGCCCGCGTCCAGCTCCGCGCTCACCACCCAGCGGAGCAGCACTAGGATCACCTCGTAGGGGAGCCAGGAGATGTGACCACCCTGTGTGTGATGGAAACATAGGTTTAAGTTAACTCTAATGACAGCAGGGGCAGCTACGGCCCTCCAAGGTGGGCACATTCATCTGATATGgttaaaattcacataaatacATGTCCTAGCATTCTTTAAATTCAGGTAtataagaaagaacataagtGTAATACGTAAGGGACGGTAACAAGTAAAATGTAAACAGGGAAAGGGACAT
This genomic interval carries:
- the LOC110380035 gene encoding F-box only protein 9, encoding MASVSAAATGGAGEDCEGEEQEDPSSVSLDEVLDVTDSLDNMSVQDNTVNQSQNAADDELQAFRQQWQRELEASSTPQRELRPKQVQLAEPEECSDEDKAKKLFLKAVELERCGKLYEAIQHYKRAMQILPDVEMRLYDELRAEADTPEEEESETEEAARPDNEHPSDDEDAVEGEDLLARLQRIVARRGVLCEQEYPAKGGHISWLPYEVILVLLRWVVSAELDAGSLERVAGVCRGLYCAAREPDIWRSLCVKTWGIECGTPRASGFPSWRHMYVSRPRVQLNGVYISKTTYIRHGENSFQDQFYKPWYLIDYYRYLRFFSEGLVLMWTTADEPANCVAQLRYRHAKTSLGILAGHYRLIGEKVVIVVKKTQDKKNIQIANTRFRSRRKEVEQQEQTYHMELELRNVRCARNASLSWRRYSVCTRRDQWTQFEITPAKFPPFAFSRVRSYTSDSLAPLLTTHAYT